In Legionella sp. PATHC035, a genomic segment contains:
- a CDS encoding NAD-dependent formate dehydrogenase, protein MAKILCVLYEDPINGYPKYYARDTLPKIEHYPDGQSVPTPKHYDFKPGTLLGSVSGALGLRQFLEAQGHQFIVTSDKEGPNSVFEKELPDADVVISQPFWPAYLTAERIAKAKKLQLVITAGIGSDHVDLQAAQENNVTVAEVTYSNSISVAEHVVMMILSLVRNYLPSHQWVVQKGWNIADCVVRSYDLEGMTVGSVACGRIGLAVMKRLKPFDVKLHYTDRHRLPEKTEKELGLVFHHDVESLVQACDVITINCPLTPETENLFDERLINKMKRGSYLINTARGKICNREAIVQACKDGQLAGYAGDVWFPQPAPKDHPWRSMPNHGMTPHISGTSLSAQARYAAGTREILECWLEGRPIRDVYLIVDKGRLAGTGAHSYTTGNVTAGAEEA, encoded by the coding sequence ATGGCTAAAATTTTATGTGTTCTCTATGAGGATCCGATTAATGGATATCCCAAGTATTATGCTCGAGACACACTTCCAAAAATAGAACACTATCCTGATGGACAAAGTGTCCCGACTCCCAAGCATTATGATTTTAAACCAGGAACTTTACTGGGTTCGGTTTCTGGTGCTTTGGGTTTACGCCAATTTCTTGAAGCGCAAGGACACCAATTTATAGTGACTTCAGATAAGGAAGGCCCTAATTCAGTTTTTGAGAAAGAATTGCCCGACGCTGATGTGGTTATTTCCCAACCTTTTTGGCCTGCTTACTTAACTGCTGAACGAATTGCCAAAGCAAAAAAACTACAATTAGTCATTACTGCAGGTATTGGTTCGGACCATGTAGACTTGCAAGCTGCTCAGGAAAATAATGTAACTGTAGCTGAAGTTACTTATTCAAACAGTATTAGTGTTGCCGAGCATGTGGTGATGATGATTCTTTCTTTAGTACGTAATTATCTGCCCTCCCATCAGTGGGTTGTTCAAAAAGGTTGGAATATTGCTGATTGCGTTGTGCGTTCCTATGATTTGGAAGGAATGACTGTAGGTTCTGTAGCATGCGGACGTATTGGTTTGGCTGTCATGAAACGTTTAAAACCATTTGATGTTAAATTGCATTATACAGATCGCCATCGTTTACCAGAAAAAACTGAAAAAGAATTGGGTCTTGTATTTCATCATGATGTGGAGTCTCTAGTCCAAGCATGCGATGTCATTACGATTAACTGCCCTCTTACGCCTGAGACAGAGAATTTGTTTGATGAGCGATTGATAAATAAAATGAAGCGCGGCTCGTATTTAATCAATACTGCTCGAGGAAAAATATGCAATCGTGAGGCCATTGTGCAGGCTTGTAAAGATGGACAACTTGCAGGCTACGCCGGTGATGTATGGTTCCCACAACCTGCACCTAAAGATCACCCATGGCGCTCAATGCCTAATCACGGCATGACTCCACACATTTCGGGAACTTCGCTGTCTGCTCAAGCTCGTTATGCTGCAGGCACTCGGGAGATTTTAGAGTGTTGGTTAGAAGGACGTCCTATCCGTGATGTTTATCTTATTGTCGATAAAGGCAGACTAGCCGGTACGGGAGCACACTCCTATACTACGGGAAATGTGACGGCCGGTGCTGAAGAAGCATAG
- a CDS encoding EAL domain-containing protein, producing MISIDGYALREKMRHNHNIDTYYALRLRDSRRVLLKTPSKPHSSSENLAILQHEYYLLNMIEAPTIIKAYDFLQNLKTPVLILEDVKGQLLTSYLLMHQLDIESFLILSLQLVDIVGELHQRHIIHKEIKPSNIVIDPDQLNLKLVDLSSSSKLTEETFDYLKLETLEEDLAYISPEQTGRINRPVDYRTDFYSLGITFYEMLTNRLPFQTVDTLELVHCHIAKKPPTVLEARPDAPKMLDAIIEKLLCKMPEDRYSSIIGLKSDLRECLNQWQQKGTINEFPLGRNDIRDHLSISRNLYGREIQVEKLIKAFNRISHSGKEIVLIAGYSGIGKTSLVKEVHKPIIQHRGYYIQGKFDQLQRSTPYSAIVAAFKNLVKQVLSESENKLEKLKKLLIHSLGNIGQVVIDVIPDVELIIGKQPPVVPLSPAETQIRFNLAFQNFVRIFAQAEHPLVMFLDDLQWADNSSLNFIENLLQDRETNHLLIIGAYRDNEINENHPLQLSINNLDKNKVNLSTLTLQPLRLNNIQSLLVDTLSSSPKKVHDLAKCIFNKTQGNPFFINEFLKIIYAQNLLVFSYEHAAWEWDLNKIQQQSATDNVIDLLTSKIHLLPKATQEILKLGACFGYQFNFKTLQIITNQSTSQMAAHLWEAMKANLIYPVEEAYKTSGLMGLNETITNLSNTSLHYIFVHDRIQQAAYELINEQERPDIHLKIGKLLLKDDPLVEYDERLFDVLKHFNQSISLIHKSSERLKLAQYNLWAGQKAKLASAYDVANEHLTVGVELLKPYNWKKNYNLIFQLFKEFAVCRYLIGDFKIADEYFSELLKHAHDALDKIEIYRLKIEMLSALGKHTEALQIGLNALRSFGMKIPTNPSSINILASIFRIKFQLRHTKIENLHLPLVSDLKQIAIVNLITQLLNSAFITNQQLFVLLTCKNIILSLKYGYTESTSMSIPVYAFIIMHSLNLYDDAISFVTLYNRLKNEYGASSFEGKNQFVLGTFIEPYQKSLTLCNNTVIKAFKLCCEVGDLVYSNYSNLLLILHSLSAGKELDESKKYIKSALSFMSRMKISDFVNVTTFWDYMTQGLEQPQFTKIKQLSLFEKNIISGRNKTELSFFYSSLTQLHFLLGNFAEAVQAGGNHEIYSEYNKGMISHFDGKFYYALSLLSLLPQLPKNKHRLYLKKLKQLKAFIKKYETWCPGNFKAYSLLINAEYMSLKKQNESVLVLYEQAIEAALTSGLVLVAAIASERAAYFCDKIKIDNIAKIYMSHAHHYFKDWGALAKVKHLEQSSQTTALINYYPDLQVKTPTLDMLTVLKFNQLISSEIRLDKLLQKLLVIVLENAGAQRGIILIQDNDKWMIEAEGNLDHQMIYLNSPIDQENTVGYPTSILNYVQRTQKAIILNDAIQSELTVQDEYVQQENPRSLLMMPLFYKSQLCRILYLENNSSSCTFTPSHLDNLQLLASQAMISLENAKLYYQATHDPLTGLANRNLLYEIFQHNTNQVTRFQGKIALLFLDIDYFKVINDSLGHDNGDKMLIHVAKTITSCLREFDIAARIGGDEFAIILFNINSKEQITTIVERLLADITKPVPVDEHLIQIASSMGISIYPDDGKNIETLLKQADTALYQAKEKGRNQFHYYSNELYEEYQQTHGLGKELQRAYDKQEFFLKYQPVCDARTGNIVGLEALLRWAHPEKGVLDAGKFIPNLEKSPLIIPVSEWIIRNVCRQAKDWQDKKMLAGPIAINISTVQFIRHSLSKIIADALAENQLDTSSIELEITESVFIEYSDKLYKEINLLKEMDISLVIDDFGTGYSSLSYLKHLPVKKIKIDKAFINNCHNDYLDQTIIKAIATIAHKLNIKVVAEGVENESQLHFLREQGIDGVQGFYYYQPLSVEECKIYLQNKK from the coding sequence ATGATTTCTATAGACGGCTATGCATTACGAGAAAAAATGCGGCATAACCATAATATTGATACCTATTATGCCTTGCGACTTAGAGACAGTCGAAGAGTTCTTCTTAAAACACCAAGTAAGCCCCACTCAAGCTCTGAGAACTTGGCTATCTTGCAACATGAATATTATTTGCTCAATATGATTGAGGCGCCAACCATTATAAAAGCTTATGATTTTCTGCAAAATTTAAAAACGCCTGTCTTAATTCTTGAGGATGTCAAAGGACAATTATTAACGTCATACCTTCTTATGCATCAATTAGACATTGAGAGTTTTTTAATTTTATCTTTGCAACTTGTTGATATAGTTGGAGAATTACATCAGCGACATATTATTCACAAAGAAATTAAACCATCTAATATCGTTATTGATCCAGACCAACTGAACCTCAAGCTGGTTGACTTAAGCTCCTCTTCCAAGTTAACTGAAGAAACCTTTGATTACCTGAAATTAGAAACATTAGAAGAAGACTTGGCCTATATCTCCCCTGAACAAACGGGACGTATTAACCGTCCAGTTGATTATCGCACCGATTTTTATTCACTGGGTATCACATTTTATGAAATGTTGACTAATCGATTACCCTTTCAAACAGTTGATACGCTTGAATTAGTACATTGTCATATTGCCAAAAAGCCCCCAACTGTATTGGAAGCGAGACCGGATGCACCCAAGATGTTGGATGCAATTATCGAGAAGTTGTTGTGTAAAATGCCAGAGGACCGCTATTCCAGTATTATTGGATTGAAATCGGATCTTAGGGAATGCTTAAATCAATGGCAACAAAAGGGAACGATTAATGAATTTCCCCTTGGACGAAATGATATTCGCGATCATTTAAGTATTTCTCGTAATTTATATGGCAGAGAAATACAAGTAGAAAAACTAATCAAAGCTTTTAATCGAATTAGCCACAGTGGTAAAGAAATTGTTTTGATTGCGGGATATTCTGGCATCGGGAAAACCTCATTAGTGAAGGAAGTACATAAACCGATTATTCAACATAGAGGATATTATATTCAGGGCAAATTTGATCAACTACAACGAAGTACCCCTTATAGCGCCATTGTTGCCGCATTTAAAAATTTAGTAAAACAAGTCCTATCAGAGAGTGAAAACAAACTAGAGAAGCTAAAAAAATTGCTTATCCATTCTCTAGGCAATATAGGTCAGGTTGTCATTGATGTTATTCCAGATGTTGAGCTCATTATCGGCAAACAACCACCAGTAGTCCCGTTGAGCCCTGCTGAAACACAAATACGTTTTAATCTGGCATTTCAAAATTTTGTACGAATCTTTGCTCAAGCAGAACATCCACTCGTCATGTTTTTAGATGATTTACAATGGGCTGATAATTCTTCCCTAAATTTTATTGAAAACTTGTTACAAGATAGAGAAACGAATCACCTACTCATTATTGGCGCTTATCGTGATAATGAAATCAATGAGAATCACCCATTGCAATTAAGCATTAACAACCTAGATAAAAATAAAGTGAACTTAAGCACCCTGACTCTACAGCCACTACGCTTAAATAACATTCAAAGTCTTCTGGTCGATACATTATCCAGTTCACCCAAAAAAGTCCATGATTTGGCCAAATGTATTTTTAATAAAACTCAAGGTAACCCATTTTTTATTAATGAGTTTCTTAAAATAATTTATGCACAAAACTTATTGGTCTTCTCTTATGAGCATGCTGCTTGGGAGTGGGACTTAAACAAAATTCAACAACAGAGTGCCACGGATAATGTCATTGATCTTTTGACTAGCAAAATTCACTTACTCCCCAAAGCCACACAAGAAATCTTAAAATTAGGGGCCTGTTTCGGCTATCAGTTCAACTTTAAAACCTTACAAATAATTACCAATCAATCGACGAGCCAGATGGCGGCGCACTTGTGGGAAGCGATGAAAGCAAATTTAATCTACCCAGTTGAGGAAGCTTATAAAACATCGGGGTTGATGGGTTTAAATGAAACAATTACAAATCTTAGCAACACATCACTACATTATATTTTTGTTCATGACAGAATTCAGCAAGCTGCTTATGAGTTGATAAATGAACAAGAAAGACCGGATATTCATTTAAAGATAGGCAAATTATTATTAAAAGATGATCCCCTTGTAGAATATGATGAGCGGCTTTTTGATGTATTAAAACATTTTAATCAAAGTATTTCATTAATTCATAAATCAAGCGAACGATTGAAGTTGGCTCAATATAATTTATGGGCAGGACAAAAAGCAAAATTAGCCTCTGCATATGATGTTGCAAACGAGCATCTAACTGTCGGTGTTGAACTATTAAAACCATATAATTGGAAAAAAAATTATAATCTTATCTTCCAACTTTTTAAGGAGTTTGCAGTTTGCAGATATTTAATTGGTGATTTTAAAATTGCAGATGAGTATTTTAGCGAGCTCTTAAAGCATGCACATGATGCTTTGGATAAAATTGAAATTTATCGTTTGAAGATTGAAATGCTCTCGGCACTGGGAAAACATACTGAAGCCCTACAGATAGGATTAAATGCATTACGAAGTTTTGGCATGAAGATACCAACGAATCCAAGTTCAATTAATATATTGGCCTCAATCTTTAGAATAAAATTTCAATTAAGACATACTAAAATTGAAAACCTACATTTACCTCTGGTGAGTGACTTAAAGCAGATCGCGATAGTTAATCTAATTACTCAACTGCTCAATAGTGCATTTATCACAAATCAGCAATTGTTCGTGCTTCTGACCTGCAAAAATATTATTTTAAGCTTAAAGTACGGATATACTGAAAGTACATCGATGTCAATTCCGGTCTATGCGTTTATTATTATGCATTCCTTAAATTTGTACGATGATGCCATTTCATTTGTAACGCTATATAACCGGCTGAAGAATGAATATGGTGCATCAAGTTTTGAAGGTAAAAATCAATTCGTTCTGGGTACTTTTATTGAGCCCTATCAAAAATCACTTACTTTATGCAATAACACAGTGATTAAAGCATTTAAGTTGTGTTGTGAAGTAGGTGACTTAGTATACAGTAATTACAGTAACCTACTCCTGATACTCCATTCATTGTCAGCAGGTAAAGAGTTAGATGAAAGTAAAAAATACATAAAATCGGCTTTATCCTTTATGTCACGCATGAAAATATCAGATTTTGTTAATGTAACCACTTTTTGGGATTATATGACGCAAGGCTTGGAGCAGCCTCAGTTTACAAAAATCAAGCAATTATCTTTATTTGAAAAAAATATCATTAGTGGAAGAAATAAAACCGAATTAAGCTTTTTCTATAGCTCTCTGACACAGCTACACTTTCTCCTGGGTAATTTTGCTGAGGCAGTCCAAGCAGGAGGCAACCATGAGATCTATTCGGAATATAATAAAGGCATGATTAGCCATTTTGATGGTAAATTTTACTATGCGTTATCCCTGCTAAGCTTATTACCCCAGTTACCCAAAAACAAACATCGTCTTTATTTAAAAAAATTAAAGCAACTCAAAGCATTTATTAAAAAATATGAAACTTGGTGTCCGGGAAACTTTAAAGCTTATTCTTTGCTTATAAATGCTGAATATATGAGTCTAAAGAAGCAAAACGAGAGTGTCCTGGTACTCTATGAGCAAGCAATCGAAGCTGCTCTTACAAGTGGGCTAGTCTTAGTTGCGGCAATTGCCAGTGAGCGCGCTGCTTACTTTTGCGATAAAATCAAAATAGATAATATCGCAAAAATTTACATGTCTCATGCCCATCACTACTTCAAGGATTGGGGGGCACTTGCCAAAGTAAAACATTTAGAACAATCTTCTCAGACAACGGCATTAATTAACTACTATCCCGATCTGCAAGTTAAAACGCCGACTCTAGATATGTTGACCGTTTTAAAATTTAATCAGCTTATTTCTAGTGAAATTCGCCTGGATAAATTACTTCAAAAACTGTTAGTTATTGTATTAGAAAATGCAGGAGCACAACGAGGTATTATCCTGATTCAGGATAATGATAAGTGGATGATTGAGGCAGAAGGAAATTTAGATCATCAAATGATTTACCTCAATAGCCCAATAGATCAGGAAAATACCGTAGGATACCCTACTTCCATCCTGAATTATGTTCAACGGACTCAAAAAGCCATTATTTTAAATGATGCAATTCAATCAGAACTCACTGTTCAAGATGAATATGTACAGCAAGAAAATCCAAGATCTCTTTTAATGATGCCGTTGTTTTATAAGAGTCAATTATGTCGGATCCTGTATTTAGAGAACAACAGCAGTAGCTGTACCTTTACGCCAAGTCATTTGGATAACTTGCAATTGCTCGCTTCCCAAGCAATGATTTCACTCGAAAATGCCAAACTTTATTATCAAGCGACTCATGATCCATTAACCGGATTAGCCAATCGAAATTTACTCTATGAAATATTTCAACACAATACAAATCAGGTGACCCGATTTCAGGGAAAGATTGCTTTACTATTTTTGGATATTGATTATTTTAAGGTAATTAATGACAGTTTGGGACATGATAATGGAGATAAGATGCTGATTCATGTAGCAAAAACAATTACTTCTTGTTTACGTGAATTTGATATCGCTGCTCGAATAGGTGGTGATGAATTTGCAATAATCCTTTTCAATATCAATTCAAAGGAACAAATTACAACAATCGTTGAGCGATTGCTCGCTGATATTACCAAACCAGTTCCTGTAGATGAACATTTAATTCAAATCGCATCCAGCATGGGTATAAGTATCTACCCTGATGATGGGAAGAATATAGAAACGTTACTTAAACAGGCTGATACAGCTCTTTATCAAGCAAAAGAGAAAGGAAGAAATCAATTTCATTATTATTCTAATGAACTCTATGAAGAGTACCAACAAACCCATGGACTGGGTAAAGAGCTACAACGTGCCTATGATAAACAAGAATTTTTCTTAAAGTATCAACCAGTTTGTGACGCACGCACAGGAAACATAGTTGGACTTGAAGCTTTATTGCGCTGGGCTCATCCAGAAAAAGGTGTCTTAGATGCTGGAAAGTTTATCCCTAATTTAGAAAAAAGCCCATTAATCATTCCAGTGAGTGAATGGATTATCAGAAATGTATGTCGTCAGGCGAAGGACTGGCAAGATAAAAAAATGCTTGCAGGACCTATTGCGATTAATATATCCACAGTCCAATTTATTCGACATTCACTGAGTAAAATCATTGCTGATGCTTTGGCCGAAAATCAACTTGATACATCCTCTATTGAGTTGGAAATCACAGAATCAGTTTTCATTGAATATAGTGATAAGTTATACAAAGAAATTAATTTATTAAAAGAAATGGATATTAGTTTAGTGATTGATGATTTTGGTACTGGTTATTCCAGTTTATCTTATTTAAAACATTTACCCGTTAAAAAAATAAAAATCGATAAAGCATTTATTAATAATTGTCATAATGATTATTTAGATCAAACGATTATTAAAGCAATTGCAACAATCGCGCATAAGTTAAATATAAAGGTTGTTGCTGAAGGAGTTGAGAACGAATCACAACTTCATTTTTTACGGGAACAAGGCATTGATGGAGTCCAAGGATTTTATTATTACCAGCCATTATCAGTAGAAGAATGCAAAATATATTTGCAAAACAAAAAATAG
- a CDS encoding Spy/CpxP family protein refolding chaperone, translating into MYKKIIQAAAFSFTLALSPVVLAHSWGCGEGLKNMVESLKLDDSQKSKIKPVLEQLKSTIQNDAAQMKGLHDQLNQQAESANMDQSTVDSLIDKKTKLIGDMMKAKIAAKNQIYAVLTPQQKTELQNKMKKMKEKMEEKFKSCHEE; encoded by the coding sequence ATGTATAAGAAAATCATACAAGCAGCTGCATTCTCTTTTACGTTAGCACTTAGCCCAGTAGTATTAGCCCATTCCTGGGGCTGCGGGGAAGGATTGAAAAATATGGTTGAATCATTAAAACTTGATGACAGCCAAAAATCTAAGATAAAACCTGTTTTAGAGCAACTAAAATCAACAATACAAAATGATGCAGCTCAAATGAAGGGCTTACATGATCAACTCAATCAACAAGCTGAATCGGCTAATATGGATCAATCAACAGTGGACAGTTTAATCGATAAAAAGACAAAACTGATCGGCGACATGATGAAAGCCAAAATAGCCGCTAAGAATCAAATTTATGCAGTTCTGACCCCACAACAAAAAACAGAACTTCAAAATAAAATGAAAAAAATGAAAGAAAAGATGGAAGAAAAATTTAAAAGCTGTCATGAAGAGTAA